Within Kineothrix sp. MB12-C1, the genomic segment TAATAGAATTAAATCCATGGGGCAATATATACCATATCGTAAGGCTGTATATATGAACTGCGGACTGCAGACGGAGACAATCCATTATGAAAGTGCGGATGCGGATGCAAGAATCCGAAATAAGAAAGTAGCTTCGGAAAGGACATCTCTGGCGCTCGATTCCTTTATTTATTTTACCAATGTGTTAGAGCGAGTATCCGCTATTATCAGTGGCATCTTCCTGTTTCTTACTGTTGGTATGGGAATTTACATTATATTTGACATTTTGAATGCGCATCAGACAGCAGAGGGATGGTTATCCACGATGAGTTTTCTAGCCTTTGGCTTTTTTGGAGTATTCACATTGCTTACAATCATATTGAAGTATTTATCGGTTATTTTGAATCTGATTTTCAGACAGCAAAGATATCTTGTAACAGATATAGAAAAGGTGGTAAAACGGTGAGTAATGAGACAATAAGCATTCATATTTTGTTTCCCGTATTGAATGAGCGGCTGCGGCTGCGAGGTGGGATTGAGAAGACGATGGAATATTTGAAGGAAAATGTATCCATACCATACCGTTTGACGATTCTGGATAACGGTTCCCAGGACGAGACACCGCAGATTGGCAAGGAGCTTGCGAAAAAGTACCCGGAAGTATCTTACGTGCGCGTGGGAGAACGGGGAGTAGGCGTTGCCTTTCGAAAGGGAATTGAAATAAATCAAAGTGAAATTGTAGGATATATGGACATTGATCTGTCCACAGATATTAGATATCTCGGAGAAACAATCGCATTATTTCATAAGGATCCGACACTGCAATATGTAAATGGCACGAGATTCAGTAAGGAATCGGAGACAAGCGGCAGGAAGTGGTATCGTAAAATCACATCCAAAGGATTGGTCATTCTATTAAAAACTATTTTTCATATGAAAGCTACAGATGCAGTTTGTGGTTTTACCTTTTTGCGAAAGGAAGCGGCAGAAAAGCTGGTGGCCGAAAGCAGTAAGGAAAATGGTTGGTTCTATACGATAGAGCTTCTGCTTCGTGCGGAGAAGGCGGGTATGAACATCTGCGATATGCCGGTGGAGTGGCAAGAGGATTACAATACTACGGTCAAGATTTTTCCGACGATACGCAATTACCTCGTGCAGATATACAAGCTGCACAAGGCCTTTATGGAGGAGAGGAAGGGGAAGCAGAATGCTAAAGCGAATTGATTTGACACGAGACTATCAGAAGCATAAAAAGGAATATTTAGAGGCAATAGAAGCTGTTTGTGAGGAAACGGCTTTTTCGGGCGGTAAATATGCGGACCGGTTCGATGGAGAATTTGCGGCTTATTGTAACGTGCCTTATGCGGCAGGTGTTAATAACGGCACCTCAGCTTTACACTGTGCCATGGTAGCCCTTGGAATCGGAGCAGGAGATGAAGTGATCGTTCCGGCCAATACCTTCATCGCTACGGCATGGGGAGTGACCTATACAGGTGCGACGCCAATATTCGTAGACTGTACGTGCGATACGTGGGAAATTGATCCGGATAAAATAGAAGAGAAAATAACCGAGAGGACAAAGGCGATTCTCGGTGTACATTTATACGGGCAGCCCTTCGATTTTGACAAGGTAAAGGAAATTGCGGATAAATATCAGTTATTCGTCGTGGAAGATTGTGCGCAGGCTCACGGAGCTGAGTATAAGGGTAAGCTGGTCGGCAGCCTGGGAGAGATGGGGTGCTTTAGCTTTTATCCGGGTAAGAATTTATATGCCTTCGGAGAGGGTGGTAGTGTAACCTGCAGTAAAAAAGAATACTTCGATACCATTACCACGATGAAGAATCAAGGCAGTCAAGTGCGTTATTATCACAATATGGTGGGTTATAATTATAGGTTGGAAGGAATTCAGGGAGCCGTTCTCAGTGTCAGCTTAAAGTATTTGCCTTTTTGGACGGAGCAGCGAAGGGAAATAGGGGCCCGTTACCTTAGCGAAATTACGAATTCGCTTATTACGATGCAGGCGCACCCGGAAGATACCCATCCGGTCTTTCATTTATTTGTGATCACAGTGGATGAACCGGATGATTTTATCGCTTATATGGAGAAAAAAGAAATAGAATGCAATAAGCATTATCCGGTACCTTGCCACTTGCAGAAAGCATACGAAAATCTTGGTTATCAGGAAGGGGATTGCCCGAATGCGGAATATCTGGCATCTCATTGTGTTACCCTTCCGTTGTTTCCGGAAATGGCGGAAGAAGAGGTGGATATGGTAATCGGTGCATGTAATGATTATCCGGGATAAAGTATTGGGGAAAGGCATAAGGTGTTTACTAATTATGAGAAAGACATGGTTGTTACATATGAAAAAGCTGGAAGAGATTTTGCAGAAAGCAGTTACGCCTAAAACTGCCGCCGTTTTGCTGACGGTAGTGTATGTGGCCAGTTTAATTCCTCTTTTTCTAATAGCCAAGTATAATTATCCGAGTGCGGATGACTATGGAATCAGCTCAACCTGCAGGCAGGTGTGGGTGGACACCCATTCCCTGTTTTTAGTAATCGGGCAGGCTGCCTTGATGGCATGGCACGATTATATTAATTGGATGGGATATTTTACATCTATATTTTTAATGGCGCTTCATCCGGGAGTATTCGGAGAACAGTTCTATTTTCTAACGACATGGATTATGACAGGTATTGTAAGCTTCGCTACGATATATCTTTTTCGGGCAATTCTGGTGAAGGGATTTGGTGCGGATAAATATATAAGCCACTGTATATCTATCATCGTGCTATTCGTTTCGATTCAGTGTATGGTCGGAAGGGTTGAAGCTCTTTATTGGTATTGCGGGGCAGTCAATTATATCGTATTACACGGTATGTCCTTGTTTTTTTTCGGAACGCTTATTTCCTCTGTTTATGACAAGGGGAAGAAACGGGTGTGGGACCTGACGCTCGCTTCTGTGCTCGGCTTTCTGACAGGGGGAGGCAATCAGATGACGGCGCTGAATGTGGCGGTCGTATTGGCAGCAGCAATTATTCTAATCACTTATCGAAGGGGATGGAAGGCGAAGAAAGCGATTTCAATACCGATGGGCTTATTTTTCTTGGGCTTTCTTTTGAATATAGCGGCTCCCGGGAATTGGGTGCGGGCAGGAGGCATAGCGGGTATGAACCCGGTAAAAGCGGTGTTCGTTTCCTTTTATTACTGCCTTGATTATGCGATGGGGGAATGGACGGGATGGCCTGTTATTTTAATGATTCTTATGCTGATTCCTCTCTTCTGGCATATGGCAGGAAGGGTAGTGTTTACATTTCCTTATCCGGCGGCAGCGGTACTATTCGGGTTTTGCCTTGTGTCGGCGATCATAACGCCGCCCCTATTCGCTGTTGGCAATATAGAAGCCGGGAGGCTGCAGGCGCTGATGTATCTGATGTATGTTCTTGTCCTTTCCTTGTCGGTAGGGTATGTTACGGGATGGGCGAGGAAACATATAGGTAAGATGGGAGAGAAAGCGGAGGCAGAAGTTTCCGACAGCAGGTTTTCGTTAACCTCCATATGGTGTCTGTTAAGCTGTCTTTTCTTTTTTGCATTTGCATCGGTATTAACGGTTATACCGGAGCCTCACTATTTTACCTTTACTTCAGCAATAACAGACCTTTCCAATGGCAGTGCGAAAGCGTATGGGGAAGTGCTTAGGGAGAGGACAGAAATATACAACAACGGCAGCCGAGGTATTTTGGAAGTGGAGCCGTTACCGGCACAGCCCAAGCTATTGTATTTCGATGATATTACGGAAGATGCCCAGGATTGGAAGAACAGGGGACTTGCCAGATATTATGAAATAGAAGGAGTTATTGTGAAGACAAACGTAAATTAAACCGCATATTATTATGGGAAGAGGAAGATGGTGCATTATCATAGGTAATGGATGATACACTGGATTGCGGCAAATAATAAAGTGTGTTAAAATACAAGGCGGATACCGGTGTGTCCGCCTTGAAATAAATGTAGAAATGTCAGGAGAGTCGGAATTTGAGAGAGTTGGAATATCCCTTTGACAGTGATTATATTTTGAAAAAGTCAAAAAAACTGAAGCGTATGTTGTTAGAGAGCGATACGCCGCGCCTTAAGAAGAAGATAGCGGTGCTCGGCGGAAGCACGACTCATGATATCATCC encodes:
- a CDS encoding glycosyltransferase — encoded protein: MSNETISIHILFPVLNERLRLRGGIEKTMEYLKENVSIPYRLTILDNGSQDETPQIGKELAKKYPEVSYVRVGERGVGVAFRKGIEINQSEIVGYMDIDLSTDIRYLGETIALFHKDPTLQYVNGTRFSKESETSGRKWYRKITSKGLVILLKTIFHMKATDAVCGFTFLRKEAAEKLVAESSKENGWFYTIELLLRAEKAGMNICDMPVEWQEDYNTTVKIFPTIRNYLVQIYKLHKAFMEERKGKQNAKAN
- a CDS encoding DegT/DnrJ/EryC1/StrS family aminotransferase yields the protein MLKRIDLTRDYQKHKKEYLEAIEAVCEETAFSGGKYADRFDGEFAAYCNVPYAAGVNNGTSALHCAMVALGIGAGDEVIVPANTFIATAWGVTYTGATPIFVDCTCDTWEIDPDKIEEKITERTKAILGVHLYGQPFDFDKVKEIADKYQLFVVEDCAQAHGAEYKGKLVGSLGEMGCFSFYPGKNLYAFGEGGSVTCSKKEYFDTITTMKNQGSQVRYYHNMVGYNYRLEGIQGAVLSVSLKYLPFWTEQRREIGARYLSEITNSLITMQAHPEDTHPVFHLFVITVDEPDDFIAYMEKKEIECNKHYPVPCHLQKAYENLGYQEGDCPNAEYLASHCVTLPLFPEMAEEEVDMVIGACNDYPG
- a CDS encoding DUF6056 family protein produces the protein MRKTWLLHMKKLEEILQKAVTPKTAAVLLTVVYVASLIPLFLIAKYNYPSADDYGISSTCRQVWVDTHSLFLVIGQAALMAWHDYINWMGYFTSIFLMALHPGVFGEQFYFLTTWIMTGIVSFATIYLFRAILVKGFGADKYISHCISIIVLFVSIQCMVGRVEALYWYCGAVNYIVLHGMSLFFFGTLISSVYDKGKKRVWDLTLASVLGFLTGGGNQMTALNVAVVLAAAIILITYRRGWKAKKAISIPMGLFFLGFLLNIAAPGNWVRAGGIAGMNPVKAVFVSFYYCLDYAMGEWTGWPVILMILMLIPLFWHMAGRVVFTFPYPAAAVLFGFCLVSAIITPPLFAVGNIEAGRLQALMYLMYVLVLSLSVGYVTGWARKHIGKMGEKAEAEVSDSRFSLTSIWCLLSCLFFFAFASVLTVIPEPHYFTFTSAITDLSNGSAKAYGEVLRERTEIYNNGSRGILEVEPLPAQPKLLYFDDITEDAQDWKNRGLARYYEIEGVIVKTNVN